One Candidatus Nanoarchaeia archaeon DNA segment encodes these proteins:
- a CDS encoding DMT family transporter — translation MSLNPYLAIFFAATIGGSSGVFIKLLNLPSTSITFFRVFVPVVILLGYFGWKRVRVFHGNYWIMLVASALNAARMFLYMVAYLYTSIGNAVIILFTWPIFATLFGMLLLKERVTKRTALLIGVAFLGIMIMYLNKEITFGNRDVIGMGAMLLSAIIFSLTAVIFKKELKNYTKTETIFYQNLLGAVVFLPFIFINEPLPTLTQTIIASIYGFLVGIAAFLLFFFALKRLPMNHFSLFTYWEVPAALIFGAVFFREAITIDMIIGGTLILIAGISLREKEAAPD, via the coding sequence ATGAGTTTGAACCCTTATCTTGCAATATTTTTTGCCGCTACAATCGGAGGATCAAGCGGCGTTTTCATTAAGCTCCTGAACCTTCCCTCAACGTCTATCACCTTCTTTCGAGTGTTTGTCCCTGTGGTGATCCTTTTAGGTTATTTTGGATGGAAGAGAGTACGGGTCTTTCATGGAAATTATTGGATCATGCTGGTTGCGTCTGCATTGAATGCCGCAAGAATGTTTCTTTATATGGTCGCATACCTGTATACCTCCATTGGAAATGCGGTCATCATCTTGTTTACATGGCCAATTTTTGCGACATTGTTTGGCATGCTGCTGTTAAAGGAGAGGGTAACTAAAAGAACAGCACTGCTTATTGGCGTAGCGTTTCTTGGGATTATGATTATGTATCTGAATAAAGAGATAACCTTTGGGAACAGGGATGTCATCGGAATGGGAGCTATGCTCTTGTCTGCAATCATCTTCTCGCTCACTGCAGTTATTTTCAAAAAAGAGTTAAAAAATTACACCAAAACAGAGACGATATTTTACCAAAATCTTCTGGGTGCAGTAGTTTTTTTGCCATTCATATTTATCAATGAGCCATTGCCGACACTTACCCAGACAATCATTGCCTCGATATACGGTTTTTTGGTGGGTATTGCGGCTTTCCTATTATTTTTCTTTGCACTGAAAAGGCTGCCCATGAACCATTTCTCGCTGTTCACCTATTGGGAGGTTCCCGCTGCGCTGATTTTTGGTGCAGTCTTCTTCAGAGAGGCAATCACAATAGATATGATTATCGGTGGAACGTTAATCCTTATTGCCGGGATATCATTAAGAGAGAAGGAAGCTGCTCCTGACTAA
- a CDS encoding Bro-N domain-containing protein, which translates to MDAEKALVVFQGKNIRRVWHNNEWHFSVVDVVFALTDSKDAKDYWYQLKKREAEQGIELSTICRQLKLPSEDGKYYATDCANTESMFRIIQSIPSKKAEPFKQWLAKVGYERIQEIENPELAQKRMRAIYKAKGYSDDWIEKRVRGTAIRDELTHEWDKRGVKTNKEYSILTSEISKATFGLTPNRYKKFKGLKRENLRDHMNDLELIFSMLGEASATKIAKRKEVFGFDQNKAAAKEGGTVAGVARRELEKRSGEKVVSSENYLNEVESAKRISKK; encoded by the coding sequence ATGGACGCAGAAAAGGCGTTAGTAGTATTCCAAGGCAAGAATATACGAAGAGTGTGGCATAATAATGAGTGGCACTTCTCAGTGGTTGATGTAGTCTTTGCGTTGACGGATAGCAAAGATGCTAAGGATTACTGGTATCAGCTTAAAAAACGAGAGGCAGAGCAGGGTATTGAGTTATCGACAATTTGTCGACAACTGAAATTGCCTTCAGAGGATGGTAAGTATTATGCAACTGACTGCGCAAATACAGAATCCATGTTCAGGATAATACAATCAATCCCTTCTAAAAAGGCAGAGCCTTTCAAGCAATGGCTGGCTAAGGTCGGCTATGAGCGCATTCAAGAAATAGAGAATCCAGAACTCGCTCAAAAGCGGATGAGGGCAATATACAAAGCAAAAGGGTATTCAGATGACTGGATAGAAAAGCGGGTTAGGGGGACTGCAATACGGGATGAACTCACGCATGAATGGGACAAAAGGGGTGTTAAGACAAATAAGGAATATTCCATACTAACGTCTGAGATTTCTAAAGCGACCTTTGGCTTGACTCCTAACAGATATAAGAAATTCAAAGGCTTAAAGAGAGAAAACCTGAGAGACCATATGAACGATCTGGAACTGATTTTTAGTATGCTCGGCGAAGCCTCTGCAACGAAAATAGCCAAGAGGAAGGAGGTGTTTGGATTTGATCAGAATAAAGCCGCTGCAAAAGAGGGCGGGACCGTAGCAGGGGTAGCAAGAAGGGAGCTGGAGAAGAGGAGCGGGGAGAAGGTCGTTAGCTCTGAGAATTATCTTAATGAGGTTGAATCCGCAAAGAGGATTTCTAAGAAGTGA
- a CDS encoding DNA topoisomerase IV subunit A, producing the protein MKTSKNVAEEIEKIATENVYKKILKKQLPQLEMPLRALTNVKYDPKEGYFELLGKMKSRTLTASTIKTFAQTLRMMAHAKTIVQTDDITTKREMYYISKNWAEAAFSEQPESDMVMEDIEAMMQVNREQIGFIPEEKGGEIAGKLIVVDKDPDTGKDLRIDCTKFGSGAYSIPISVEHLKFETDAKFILAIETAGMFQRLVKHNYWKNANCILISMGGVPTRALRRFIRRLSDAKKLPVYVFTDCDPYGFFSIYRTLKVGSGNAAHINEYFCVPSAKFLGVTPQDIIDYKLPTHPLKEVDFKKIKDVIKNDPFAKHHKEWQKALNQLSQMKVRSEQQSLAKWGLNYVIEKYLPEKIKKPETWLP; encoded by the coding sequence ATGAAGACCAGTAAAAATGTTGCAGAGGAGATCGAGAAGATCGCAACTGAGAATGTCTACAAAAAGATCCTGAAGAAGCAGCTTCCCCAGCTTGAGATGCCGCTTCGCGCACTGACCAATGTCAAGTATGACCCAAAAGAAGGATATTTTGAGCTTCTTGGGAAGATGAAAAGCAGGACCCTGACTGCATCCACGATAAAGACCTTTGCGCAGACTCTCAGGATGATGGCGCATGCGAAGACAATCGTCCAGACAGATGACATCACGACCAAGCGAGAGATGTATTACATCTCAAAGAACTGGGCTGAGGCTGCGTTCAGCGAGCAGCCGGAATCCGATATGGTGATGGAGGATATTGAGGCGATGATGCAAGTCAACAGGGAGCAGATCGGATTCATCCCTGAAGAGAAGGGAGGGGAGATTGCAGGAAAGCTGATCGTGGTTGACAAGGATCCGGATACAGGGAAAGATCTCAGGATTGACTGCACCAAGTTCGGATCAGGCGCGTATTCCATCCCTATCTCGGTCGAACACCTGAAGTTTGAGACTGATGCAAAGTTTATCCTGGCGATTGAGACTGCAGGTATGTTCCAGAGGCTTGTAAAGCACAATTACTGGAAGAATGCGAACTGCATCCTTATTTCGATGGGAGGGGTTCCGACACGGGCATTGCGCAGGTTTATCCGCAGGCTGAGCGATGCAAAAAAGCTTCCTGTCTATGTGTTTACCGACTGTGATCCTTACGGATTCTTCTCAATCTACAGGACACTGAAAGTAGGCTCAGGAAATGCAGCACATATCAATGAGTACTTCTGCGTTCCCAGCGCAAAGTTTCTGGGAGTGACTCCGCAGGATATTATTGACTATAAACTGCCAACGCATCCTCTCAAGGAGGTTGATTTCAAGAAGATAAAAGACGTGATTAAGAACGATCCGTTTGCAAAACACCATAAAGAATGGCAGAAGGCCCTTAACCAGCTGAGCCAGATGAAAGTAAGGTCAGAGCAGCAGTCGCTTGCAAAATGGGGGCTGAACTATGTTATTGAGAAATACCTTCCTGAGAAGATTAAGAAGCCTGAAACCTGGCTGCCATAG
- a CDS encoding DNA topoisomerase VI subunit B, producing the protein MASAAQEMALKQREISISQFFEKNRHLLGFDNKRKALMTTIKEAVDNSLDACEEARILPEVSIEVIDMGNDRYRVIVEDNGPGIVKAQIPKIFAKLLYGSKFFKLSQSRGQQGIGISASVLYAQLTTGKPAKILSKTGKNEPCHYYELHIDTQHNAPEIVKDETRSWEKEHGVRIELELEGDYVSGTQSVDEYLKETAIANPHVTIVYTNPKAQQIIFPRAVSTLPPMPAEIKPHPYGIELGIMQKMLKDTESRTLQLFLSSEFSRVGSGTAKQICENASLLPNTKPGEMSREMVEKLMEGIKKTKLIAPPTDCISPIGAEQLEKGLRKEVNAEFYATASRRPSVYRGNPFVVEAGIAYGGSQGAEDTVRLLRLANRVPLLYQQGACAITKSVISTAWKDYGLNQSRGALPIGPVTLVVHLASVWVPFTSESKEAIAHYPEIVKEVKLALQEVGRNLASYVSKKRRVQFEGKKRDYIRMFIPHVGEALKELIGLKQDEEKKVEELLATILESKRGELEKVEMENPEYDEEFAKIGSGEDDEDQ; encoded by the coding sequence ATGGCAAGCGCAGCCCAGGAGATGGCATTAAAGCAGAGAGAGATTTCCATATCCCAATTCTTTGAGAAGAACCGGCATCTGCTCGGATTTGACAACAAGAGAAAAGCCTTGATGACCACTATTAAGGAGGCTGTGGATAATTCGCTCGATGCCTGCGAGGAAGCAAGGATTCTCCCTGAAGTCTCTATTGAGGTTATTGATATGGGGAATGACCGCTACCGGGTCATTGTTGAGGATAACGGGCCGGGGATTGTGAAAGCCCAGATTCCGAAGATATTTGCCAAGCTCCTGTATGGAAGCAAGTTCTTTAAACTAAGCCAGTCGAGAGGCCAGCAGGGCATCGGGATCAGCGCGTCTGTCCTTTATGCCCAGCTCACGACAGGAAAGCCTGCAAAGATTCTGTCAAAAACAGGGAAAAATGAGCCTTGCCATTACTATGAGCTCCATATCGACACCCAGCACAATGCTCCGGAGATTGTCAAGGATGAAACAAGGAGCTGGGAGAAGGAGCATGGAGTCAGGATTGAGCTTGAGCTTGAAGGGGATTATGTAAGCGGAACCCAGTCTGTGGATGAGTATCTGAAGGAGACTGCTATTGCGAATCCGCATGTCACGATTGTGTATACAAATCCGAAAGCCCAGCAGATCATATTTCCCCGAGCTGTCAGCACGCTTCCCCCCATGCCAGCAGAGATCAAGCCTCATCCCTATGGGATTGAGCTTGGGATTATGCAGAAGATGCTGAAGGATACGGAAAGCAGGACGTTGCAGTTGTTCCTCAGCTCAGAGTTCTCCAGGGTTGGATCTGGGACTGCAAAGCAGATCTGCGAGAATGCTTCGCTGCTGCCGAACACAAAGCCCGGTGAGATGAGCAGGGAGATGGTTGAGAAGCTCATGGAAGGCATCAAGAAGACAAAGCTCATTGCGCCTCCAACTGACTGCATCTCTCCCATCGGAGCAGAGCAGCTCGAGAAAGGATTAAGGAAAGAGGTTAATGCTGAATTTTATGCAACAGCATCAAGGCGGCCATCAGTATACAGGGGAAACCCTTTTGTTGTGGAGGCAGGCATCGCCTATGGCGGATCTCAGGGAGCTGAGGACACTGTCCGGCTCCTGCGGCTTGCAAACAGGGTTCCTTTGCTGTACCAGCAGGGAGCCTGCGCCATCACCAAATCTGTTATCAGCACTGCATGGAAAGATTATGGATTGAACCAGAGCAGGGGAGCTTTGCCGATAGGCCCAGTCACCTTAGTTGTGCACCTTGCTTCGGTGTGGGTGCCTTTCACATCAGAGTCAAAGGAGGCTATTGCCCATTATCCTGAGATTGTAAAGGAAGTAAAGCTTGCTCTCCAGGAGGTCGGAAGAAATCTGGCAAGCTATGTGAGCAAGAAGAGAAGGGTGCAGTTCGAGGGCAAGAAACGGGATTATATCAGGATGTTCATCCCGCATGTTGGAGAGGCGCTGAAGGAACTGATTGGGCTCAAGCAGGATGAAGAAAAGAAGGTTGAGGAGCTCTTGGCTACGATTCTTGAGAGCAAAAGGGGGGAGTTGGAAAAGGTCGAGATGGAGAATCCCGAGTATGACGAGGAATTCGCGAAGATAGGCTCAGGTGAGGATGATGAAGACCAGTAA